The genomic window ccgtactgtgactggataacaccgccacaccagaccttaccaataccgccatactagacctgaccaataccaccctactgtgactggataacactgccataccagacctgaccaataccgccatactgtgactggataacaccgccacaccagacctgaccaataccgccgtactgtgactggataacaccgccacaccagaccttaccaataccgccatactagacctgaccaataccaccctactgtgactggataacactgccataccagacctgaccaataccgccatactgtgactggataacaccgccacaccagacctgaccaataccgccgtactgtgactggataacaccgccacaccagacctgaccaataccgccatactagacctgaccaataccaccctactgtgactggataacactgccataccagacctgaccaataccgccatactgtgactggataacaccgccacaccagacctgaccaataccgccgtactgtgactggataacatcgccacaccagacctgaccaataccgccatactagacctgaccaataccaccctactgtgagtggataacactgccataccagacctgaccaatacgattTTAAACACAaggggtgcctagtggtaaatacggccctgcccactGCACCTCTTTTGCAAAGCTTTCTTAAATCCTTGGTCAGGATTGTTCCTGCTGGCAGGTTATAAATAATGTGATCTATCTATAAAATGTAGAGTTGTCTCAGTCTGTGGCTGGCGTTTTTCACCAATCTCCATgtattgtatagtgtatatggtgcATTCTACATATATTCAGAGACACAACCTCTGCGCAGGGCTTGCGCCATTAGCACAGCACCCACAGCTCTCGTCTGCAGTGCGTGGCGCTGTACCACAGATGCACTTCTGCGCATGCGTATTGAGACGCTTGCGTTCCACGCCTCGGTTTCAGTGTGCTTCACCTTACCCTGTCTGGTCTGTGATTGGCCAGCCGCGGCACAGTGAGCTTCTCCTTTCCCCTCTCATCCTCAGCATGGCTCCGCTTCTGCTGCTGATGGCTGTGGTCACCCAGCTATGCGCCGGACAGCCGGGGCCCCCAGACCCGCCTGGCAGAATAGGTATATATGGGGATAATGGTGCACAAGGTGGAGCCTCCATCGGCACCTGCTTGTACCAGCTGCATCGTGCAACCTGTGCTCCCTCCGTATGGCTGGGACTGCACCAGGGACCCAGTATGCAGATGTCATTAACATCAATGGGAAATAACCCTGTGGCAGAGGCTTCTATGTATCCTCCCTGGGGTAGGGGCTGTGGAATCTGGATATGTATAGAATAACATGGGGGCACTGGATCAGCATAGTCAGATATGTCTGCCTTCCctaatataactgtacagatgGCTGCATGAAGAAATGCTGCTATACTATGTGCCGTTGATGTTGATGTCGCCCTCATTTGCAGTCTTTAGTGCTGTAACACCTTGACCTAGGAAACTGAACCTGGTGACTGCCTATGTTGGTGCTGAATGGAGAATACACTCATCCCTACAGGATGCTAAGAGGGACGGTCAGATACTATGTTGTTTTATGTCTTTTTAATAATGTATATCTATCAATGTTGGCAAACTGCTAATAGTCTGCTATTAGAAATCCATGGCAACAGACTGCAAACACTGTAGTCTGATACTGCAGTCATATtacctctatttttttttttttttacttttttactattCTGCCTAATGTACATCAGTAATAACTGTGGGGCAGATGAAAGGGAGTATGATCAGAAGCCACAGAGTTTGGGCTCTATCAACATGGGGCACATAGGTCTTTGTAGGAGATATAGACCCCAAACGATAAGGTCGCAATTAATGTAATAAGGGCTGAGGGCTAGTTCTAGGATATATCGTTATTCTATTATAAGTAGGGATCTCACCTCTTAGACCCCtactgatcatgagaatgaaGGGGACACACATCACTGGTGTAGTGCTGCAGCTGCCCCTTCAATTCCTTGCACATCTGCACTCACTGCTGCTCAGATGTGGAAGAAGCCACAGCCAGCCGCACTGCACTGTACTTATGGATGcttccaacctcttcagccactagtaatcaagtgcagagcgttcaggttcagaagAATCTGAGAGTGCTCGAGCTTGGCTCTTCTTTAATAAGTAGTAGGGAGATATGTTTATCATATGAAAATAAGGAAGAAACAAAATGGTTGCATATTGCTACACTTGCTTTGTTATGGGATTATTCTTTCATACTGTGTATTTCTTGATATTTTTGCAGCTGTAGTTGGCGCCGGAATAGGAGGCTCAGCCGTTACATATTTTCTTCATCAGCAGTTTGGACCCCAAGTGCAGATTGATGTTTATGAGGCCGACCGTGTCGGTGGGCGATTGGCCACCCTAACCGTGAATAGCCAGCAGTATGAATGTGGCAGCCCATCCATTCACTCACTGAACCTGCACATGCAAGACTTTGTCAAGCTTTTGGGTGAGTCTTCTTATGCGTATACTTACAACTCATGTTAATTACATTGGTGTTTAAAAGTTTGTGAATCCTTCAAAAAAGTCTTTATTCCTGCATAAATATAGCCTAAAATTACATCAGATTCAtaaaggggtaatccacttaAGAAACTTTTACCCTGTTGAATTCCTACCCATAATTTTTGCTTGCAATATATTTCTGTTACTtgaattgggccatttgtctgcagcacatcctgaagctgcagaaactCCTCACTTTCTGTTCCACATGGTCTCGACTCCTCTGTCCtttccctcccttctgaggctAAAGTCACATAaactctgtctcttctgttaccaagcaagctgtaacaccttatcttctaaccccacccaccataaacatcacaccaatcagtgagcacctggctaaGGGACGAGGAAACaatagaacagtgacagccttcagagcagtataggggaaaagaaacagttgtttcatctctctctgtttctaatctatctatgtagatggatatGTGTTCCTGGGTAAGGTTGACTGTCAATGTCAAGGGTTAATTAATTACCCCTTAATTAATCTGTCTGTCAGTTAGGGAACGCCGGAGGTGTCAGCACACAACATTGCTAGTTGTCCAGCAGTGAGGAAGTTAACAGTAATCTGGAAGGTAGTTCAATCAGTGTTGTGTGAGGTAAAAGGAAGCAGTGTCCTGTGTGTAATGTAGAAACAGTGAAAGAGAAGGAAAGATTTATGTGCTAACAGCAGCCAGAGATCACAGCACAGGAGCTGGATTTGCCATAAGGAGAAAAAATTCAGCCCAGTACGAATCAAATGGATTACAGGATAACACTGGCGAAACTCGGGTATCTGTACCGTATCCCCCCTGTGAGAAGCAGGGGGAATGTGTGGGTGCTAAGAAGCTTTTTATCACTGTCACCACTGTCACCCCTGTCTTTCTGTTGgagtgtactgcactgtatgtaCCTACATAAATTCTGTTAAACTGCACTACGTTAAAGCCTGTTTAACTTCATGAGGTGCGCTGTAGAGAGGATACGCTTAAAGAGGTTGTATGCCGGGccagcggctctattcataacagagctggcggggcccgatacagagattggcggggggtgcagaggtcagaccccgtgcgacctcctacttttcccctttcTTGTGTTTTCCTAGACATCATTTTTAAAGTACCTGACccaaagcacccccccccccaaattcccTCAGAATCTTAAAGAACTCAAAATACCCTATACTGCCATACCATAAGGATGTCTGTGGATAaaagatagatattttgtttacagtgtaaaacagaagcagattgagccagagATGGGCAGATGctacaagatgaggcagatacttggcagttggctctgaggtgcaatgcatgctgggaaatgtagtttcctggatggcgccatcttgcatatagaccagcttttagaaaaaactTGTAGCTGTTTtattatagtttttatttttgttgtatATAAAATGTGGTCAACCTATTAGATTGCCTATTCTGTGGATTAAAtatccattgttttctcctgcacAACCACTTTAACAACAGAATGTATCAGAATACTGATGAGATTGGTGGCATCTTTTCCATCTATGGCTAGTTCTGCTGACTAAATTCTTCTTTCCTATTAAGGGCTAAAGCATCGTAAAGAGGTGGCAGGGAAGAGTGCTATTTTCAATGGCGAGCATTTGGTTCTGGAGGAGACGGACTGGTATCTCTTAAATCTTTTTCGGCTCTGGTGGCATTATGGAATCAGTTTCTTGAGACTACAGATGTGGGTGGAAGAAGTCATGGAAAAATTTATGAGGTAAGTCATTGGTAAAATATTTTCTCAAGTCTGGAGTAGCCATTTAGTTACCCTCACACTTTGTTATTTTGAAATATATATTATGGTAGATTTTCAAGTTGTTCAAGTTGATTTTCAACAAAATAGACACACACACCAGACTTCAGGTTTTGAATGTTTGATTGTTTTCATACCGAAGATCAGCCTGCCATCCCCCATGTTGAAATTATAATTTTTGCAAACAGGGTCACATTATTCCGATATCAGCTTGTTATCTCCTATGCACGGTATAGGTGATAACATGCTGATTGTTGTGGGTTTGATCACTGGGTGACAACTGATCTTAAGAAAGACACACAGACATCACTGTGCGACCAAGGAGGCCTGCTCTTCATTCATTCTCTGCAGAGCTGACAGAGTTCCTTattctgctagatcgacgctcgtttacttggcctattccgcggcccgacaatcgttagtgagggctgcagggacatcgttaccgatgtccttgcagcccttgtttcatacattacctgtccaggcataggtcttctccttcttccggtcccgcgtggcagcatcagcttcggagtggcctgACTGAATGGGCAGaacgctcagccgatcactggccgcggctctgtcagctcagacaggccgatccaaagctgatgctgccgcacgggatcgggagaagacctgcgtctggacaggtaatgtatgatgtttgtgaaatcgttggtcgccctcCGCGcctgctattccacgtagcgatgcgcaggtggcgaccgatgattttaggtttgaacctaaatgaactatcagccgatgacacgatcatcggctgatcgttctttctattccacggagcgataatcggatgaatcgggctgattcagccgattatcgctccttggaataggcccctaatggTTGCGGTCCCTGTAatcagacccccagcaatcagcttgttACAAGTAGAGagggttcacacgtaacagaatcgcagcagattttacactgctagtttgcagcaaaatcttctgtgattcccctcctgtcagtttcaataggattacatacttgcagtggaaatGTCATCCCGCCGCAAGTATGTAAGCAGcagtcaccttaaaggggttgtccagcgattaatctttttctttcaagtcaacttatatgagaaagttatatagatttgtaatttacttctattaaaaaatctcaagtcttcccatacttattagctactatatatcatgcagtaaatgttgttttattttcgttttgacacagtgctctctgctgacatctctggccgagacatgaACTTTGTCTcgtttttctatgaatccccatagaaaacctctcctgctcaggacagttcctttctcggccagagatgtcagcagagagcactgtgtcaaaacgaaaataaaacaacatttactgcatgatatatagtagctaataagtcaCAAGCTATAGTAGTCTAACTCACAAGCTATCCAGCGATTTTTGTATACGCTCAGAACAACCCCAACTAGCTATAGACAACCCAAGAAGTGAGGCAACGCTATGATCAAACAGAAGTCATTTTAAAAAAGTGCCTAGCCAACTAGGATATAATACACGTTATTAATGTGTTCTTTTTACAGAGTATATAAATATCAAGCTCATGAATACGCTTTCTCAACCATAGAAGGGCTCCTTCGTTCACTGGGAGGGGATCACTTTGTTAATATGACACACAGGTCGGTTGGGGAATCTTTGCAAGGTATTGGAGTGTCACAGCGATTTATTGATGATGTGATCAGCGCTGTAACGAAATCCAGCTATGGACAACCTGTGTCGATTCCAGCATTAGCTGGTAagttatagatttataattttgcTCAGCTGCCTAAAAATGGTAAAGGACAAGCAGCTGCAAACTCTCTTCATcactcatcatcttcatcatcatttgATGTGatactgcatgctgtgagaggggagggggagccacAGAGAAGAAAAGAGCAAAACACTCACAAAAGAACAGTGTATAGAGAAGGGAAAAGACCCACAATATGCAAGTTAAACTCAACTCTCATGGCTGTACTGCATCCATTTATTCATTCAGGTTCCTATACTACTTTACAAAGTGCATCTTTTCTAAGAACTCTGCCATATTCCATTGTGATACCTCATTAGACTTGTATGAAATGAAAACGTGTCTGTCATGTCAGGAGATTTTTTTGGATAAagtatcctgtgtgtgtacatgaggagtagcACTTTTTTCAGCCATTCTATAACTAGTTTATGATATTCCCCCTGGTTACCACCCAGCcaacttccccccccccataggcttGTATtggcagtagggctgggcgattaatcgaattaattccaTTAATTCGCCCCCAGAATTTGGAAATCTATTTGATTTTTTTGTGATAAatttgattttcacaaaaaatcattgcgggtggGCTGGCGTTGTGGCAAGGCACAGGGCTGACAGTGCGATGTGGCAAGCTATGGACGGAGATAGCAGCGTGGCGAGGTAAGGGGCTGGCGGCACGGCGAGGTGCTGGACGAGCTCCCCTCCTGACAGCAgtaggaggctgcagggacaacTGAGTTggcgtgattggggcagaggtgatagcgtcgctgcagttactggagctgtacagcaggatcctGTAACTGCAGCGATGTAGTAATTTAAATAGAGAATCAtcccaaaaattttaaaaatcgaaaattaaatttttttgtctATATCGCCCTGCCCTAATGGGCAGTGTAAGTCCTTACTAACTCTGCTGTAGATGTTTGGAAGGAAAGCAATGAGGGGGCCGCTACATTTTCCTGATCACACAACTGATTAGTAGGGGTGTGGAGAGTTGGACCTTCTCGCATTTGATAGTGATGGCCTTTCATAAGGATAAGTTAACAATATTGGCATCCCAGAAACCTCCTACCCATCAATGATATAATAGGTACTACACATGTCTGTCTCATTATGCCCATTTCAGCAAGGATTTGTTGTAAACTATTGAAATGCTATTATCACTGTCTCTTCTGTAGCGTCAGATGACGTATTTCATGAACGCTATATTATCTGCGTTATCACATGTGCTGTTTATCTCTTTTAGGTGCCATGTCTTTGGCGGCTGCTCAGGGAAGTATGTGGTCCGTAGAAGGTGGTAATAAGCTGGTCTGTTCAGGTTTGCTGAAACTGACAAAAGCTAATGTTATCCACGCAAGGGTGACGGCAGTGTCTCTCCACAACACAGGTATATATTTTTCACAGACCTGTCCATGGCATAACACATATGCACACATGGCATAACAAATCTTAATGCTTCTGATATAATGCCAACATTGCtggtttataaaaaaataaataattaaagagTAATGCTAAgcctaaaataaaatattttagcaTCTACTGCCATATAAGCGAAGTTTTGTCAATAGGAATTTTACCATCATGCAACAATTAGTActaccttagggtgcctttacacagacagattatctgacagatttttgaagccaaagccaggaacagactataaaggtcataaaggaaagactgagatttctcctcttctcacatccatttaaggctttggcttcaaaaatctgtcagataaatctgtctgtgtaaaggcacccttagtttgCATTATAGTTTTTCCTACCCCATGTATAAGATCTGTTACTGTGAgtgttttaaatattaaaaaaatatttaacacttaggggacacagccagttttcatttttgcgttttcgtttttccctcctcgtgtatataaggccatagcgcctgcatttttccacctagagacccaaatgagcccttattttttgcgcaact from Dendropsophus ebraccatus isolate aDenEbr1 chromosome 1, aDenEbr1.pat, whole genome shotgun sequence includes these protein-coding regions:
- the PCYOX1L gene encoding prenylcysteine oxidase-like, with amino-acid sequence MAPLLLLMAVVTQLCAGQPGPPDPPGRIAVVGAGIGGSAVTYFLHQQFGPQVQIDVYEADRVGGRLATLTVNSQQYECGSPSIHSLNLHMQDFVKLLGLKHRKEVAGKSAIFNGEHLVLEETDWYLLNLFRLWWHYGISFLRLQMWVEEVMEKFMRVYKYQAHEYAFSTIEGLLRSLGGDHFVNMTHRSVGESLQGIGVSQRFIDDVISAVTKSSYGQPVSIPALAGAMSLAAAQGSMWSVEGGNKLVCSGLLKLTKANVIHARVTAVSLHNTEKKRLYEVQYEQEGTLGSDYYDLVIVAAPLHKSGYPISFLNLQPSFPEPVGSYHRIVSSIVHGYLNSSYFGFTDPKLFPFASILSMDTPDAIFHSLESLCPVNVSVGFRRKPPQEAAVWRVTSPRPLDRKELKTLFKSYYSVQVIEWQAFPSYATAGSSRPLPPIILHDGLYYLNGAEWAASSVEMSAVAAKNVALLAFNRWFELNEKIDQQDLMHKLKTEL